One window of Candidatus Margulisiibacteriota bacterium genomic DNA carries:
- a CDS encoding homocysteine S-methyltransferase family protein — protein sequence MTIFKDNKNYILDGAMGTQIMKRVKDPGLCFEELNLSHPEIIQAIHKDYVDAGADIIETNTFGATRIKLKPHGLEDRFHKINFDAVRLAKKAAGGKVLVAASMGPCGELLEPTGRFSFEEAYEEFTAQAKVFEEAGADLISIETMSDLQEARAALIAVKQNTGLPVIVHMTYSENGKTNTGTPPEVAAAVLGPLGADAIGANCSSGPQGLIEIAKRLVKSTDIPVSIMPNAGNPEVINDETVYRMTPDKFAPYARDFAKIGVKFIGGCCGTSPEHIKAIVEALKDSRIEESKGKRPFAPTRLTSRTQVFEFKPGRLMIIGERINPTNRKDLQQELREGKSNIIRQNAVSQVAAGADILDVNVGVPDIDEKAAIKRAVHAVQASVEVPVCIDSSDPAVIEEGLKNYCGKALINSVNGKDESLDAVIPLAKKYGAAVIGLTLEKGIPSKASARIKIAKKIISRAVKAGVKKEDIFIDTLVLAAGAQQEDVKDTLVAVEQCKTKLKVMTSLGVSNVSHGLPNRKALNSAFIELCRKKGLDAAIYNPENLNYKVPLSAARDAEAVFLNRDKGAKSWIKKYSSQGTVVSSPEKAVPSKKKNTEKIFDAVVQGNKDVIVDLVEIEIGTTRPQAVIDKALLPAMEEVGKRFNDGRYFIPQVMASAETMKTAFERVKKEIRPEDVKIIGTAVIATVLGDIHDIGKNIVAMLLENHGFKVIDLGKDVSSELIVKTARDNRADVILLSALLTTTMPQMKAVKQLLDKENINIPVLVGGAPVTENFARSFSANFAKDAVAAVERAKTLLTS from the coding sequence ATGACAATTTTTAAAGACAATAAGAACTATATCCTTGACGGTGCCATGGGTACGCAGATAATGAAGCGCGTAAAAGACCCGGGTTTGTGCTTTGAAGAATTAAATCTTTCGCATCCCGAGATCATCCAGGCGATCCATAAGGACTATGTTGATGCGGGAGCGGATATAATCGAGACGAACACATTCGGCGCAACGAGGATAAAATTAAAACCACACGGCCTTGAGGATAGGTTCCATAAGATTAATTTTGATGCTGTCAGGCTTGCCAAGAAGGCTGCCGGGGGAAAAGTTCTTGTTGCCGCATCGATGGGCCCGTGCGGAGAGCTGCTTGAGCCGACAGGCAGGTTTTCGTTCGAAGAAGCATACGAAGAATTCACGGCGCAGGCAAAAGTGTTTGAAGAAGCAGGCGCTGACCTGATCTCCATAGAAACAATGAGCGACCTTCAGGAAGCGCGCGCCGCCCTGATAGCGGTTAAACAAAATACGGGCCTTCCCGTGATCGTGCACATGACATATTCCGAGAACGGGAAAACTAATACGGGAACGCCTCCCGAGGTTGCGGCCGCTGTTCTTGGTCCGCTCGGCGCAGATGCGATAGGAGCGAATTGTTCTTCTGGCCCTCAGGGACTTATTGAAATAGCCAAAAGGCTGGTAAAAAGCACTGATATTCCTGTCTCCATTATGCCCAATGCCGGCAATCCCGAAGTAATAAATGACGAGACCGTCTACAGGATGACCCCTGACAAGTTTGCGCCATACGCCAGGGACTTTGCAAAAATAGGTGTGAAGTTCATAGGAGGATGCTGCGGGACAAGTCCGGAACATATAAAGGCGATAGTGGAGGCGCTGAAAGACTCCAGGATAGAAGAGAGTAAGGGCAAACGGCCGTTTGCCCCAACCAGGCTCACGAGCAGGACGCAGGTGTTTGAATTCAAACCGGGCAGGCTGATGATAATAGGGGAGAGGATCAATCCGACGAATAGGAAAGACCTTCAGCAGGAACTGAGAGAAGGAAAGTCAAATATAATCAGGCAGAACGCGGTTTCGCAGGTTGCTGCCGGGGCTGACATTCTCGATGTTAATGTCGGCGTTCCGGATATTGACGAAAAAGCAGCGATAAAAAGAGCGGTCCATGCCGTTCAGGCCTCTGTCGAGGTGCCCGTTTGCATTGACAGCTCGGATCCCGCCGTTATCGAGGAAGGGCTAAAAAATTATTGCGGTAAAGCGCTGATAAACTCTGTGAACGGCAAAGATGAAAGTCTGGATGCAGTAATTCCTTTAGCAAAAAAATACGGGGCCGCCGTGATAGGCCTGACCCTTGAAAAAGGCATCCCCTCAAAAGCGTCCGCAAGAATTAAGATAGCAAAAAAGATAATCAGCAGGGCCGTAAAGGCGGGCGTTAAAAAAGAAGATATCTTTATTGATACCCTCGTGCTTGCAGCCGGCGCGCAGCAGGAAGATGTTAAAGATACGCTTGTCGCGGTGGAACAATGCAAAACCAAATTGAAAGTAATGACAAGCCTGGGAGTAAGCAATGTTTCACACGGACTTCCTAACAGGAAAGCGCTGAACTCTGCTTTTATTGAGCTGTGCCGGAAGAAGGGATTGGATGCAGCAATTTATAATCCTGAAAACCTGAACTACAAGGTCCCCCTTTCCGCGGCAAGAGATGCGGAGGCGGTCTTTTTGAACAGAGATAAGGGGGCGAAGAGTTGGATAAAGAAATACAGCAGCCAGGGAACGGTGGTCAGTAGTCCGGAAAAGGCAGTTCCCTCCAAAAAGAAGAATACAGAAAAGATCTTTGATGCGGTCGTCCAAGGCAATAAAGATGTTATTGTAGACTTAGTTGAAATAGAAATAGGAACAACAAGACCCCAGGCTGTGATCGATAAAGCCTTATTGCCGGCAATGGAAGAAGTCGGCAAAAGGTTCAATGACGGAAGATATTTCATTCCGCAAGTAATGGCATCAGCAGAGACGATGAAAACTGCTTTTGAAAGAGTAAAAAAAGAAATAAGGCCGGAAGATGTAAAGATCATCGGCACTGCCGTCATTGCGACCGTGCTTGGCGACATCCATGACATAGGCAAGAACATAGTTGCGATGCTTTTAGAGAACCACGGTTTTAAGGTCATTGATCTGGGGAAAGATGTCTCTTCCGAACTGATAGTAAAGACCGCGCGCGATAACAGGGCCGATGTTATTCTTCTGTCAGCATTGCTGACTACAACAATGCCCCAAATGAAAGCGGTAAAACAGCTCCTTGATAAAGAAAACATTAATATACCCGTATTGGTCGGCGGAGCTCCTGTTACCGAAAACTTTGCAAGATCTTTTTCCGCGAATTTTGCAAAAGATGCTGTGGCGGCCGTTGAGCGGGCCAAGACTTTATTGACTTCATGA
- the rimI gene encoding ribosomal protein S18-alanine N-acetyltransferase — translation MNFETVKLEDIKEMLKIEKRSFHSHWNRQTFVDELSSENGHYVAAREGGRILGYSGFRYVLDEGHITTLAVAPRDRKKGVGTQLIERLIKDAAEKGLKKLFLEVRQSNIAAQKIYKKLGFKVIDRRREYYQHPSEDALVMQNDNF, via the coding sequence ATGAATTTTGAGACCGTTAAGCTTGAGGACATTAAAGAGATGCTCAAAATAGAAAAAAGATCTTTCCATTCCCATTGGAACAGACAGACTTTTGTTGACGAATTGTCCAGCGAGAACGGGCATTATGTAGCGGCAAGAGAAGGCGGCAGGATACTTGGTTACAGCGGTTTCCGCTATGTCTTGGATGAGGGGCATATTACTACGCTTGCTGTGGCTCCGCGGGATCGAAAAAAGGGTGTCGGAACACAGCTGATAGAAAGGCTTATCAAGGATGCAGCTGAAAAAGGGCTCAAGAAACTCTTCCTTGAGGTGCGGCAGTCCAACATAGCGGCGCAAAAGATATATAAAAAGCTGGGCTTTAAGGTAATAGACAGAAGAAGGGAATACTATCAGCATCCGAGCGAGGATGCTCTGGTGATGCAAAATGACAATTTTTAA
- the tsaB gene encoding tRNA (adenosine(37)-N6)-threonylcarbamoyltransferase complex dimerization subunit type 1 TsaB yields MKEGSLQMKVLGISTAGKLTGAAVIEEKRPGEAAVLCEYSALNARSEDVAAIIEMLFKDSGLNIKEIDVIAVVDGPGSYSGLRGGLAAAKSLAQVLDIPICGISALEATAYNLKNAEGIIAVVCDAVRDESNFALFSSDSESIRRLSQDLPVRKARVKELLGQIKGKLHIPRGSDEYPYARNAALIGLAQFKAGKKDDPLSLVPTYSHMPNIREYGK; encoded by the coding sequence ATGAAAGAAGGATCACTACAGATGAAAGTGCTCGGCATTAGCACCGCAGGAAAACTGACCGGAGCTGCGGTCATAGAGGAAAAACGGCCGGGAGAGGCGGCTGTGCTTTGCGAATACTCCGCTCTCAATGCCAGGTCCGAAGATGTGGCAGCAATCATTGAAATGCTTTTCAAAGATTCCGGCCTAAACATAAAAGAGATCGATGTGATAGCCGTTGTGGACGGCCCCGGTTCGTATTCCGGCCTGCGAGGCGGGCTGGCTGCGGCAAAAAGCCTAGCACAGGTGCTGGATATTCCTATTTGCGGGATCTCCGCTCTTGAAGCCACGGCCTACAATCTTAAGAACGCTGAAGGAATAATAGCGGTGGTCTGCGATGCGGTAAGGGACGAAAGCAACTTCGCGCTTTTTTCCAGCGATTCTGAAAGCATAAGAAGGCTTTCACAGGACCTGCCTGTGCGCAAGGCAAGGGTAAAAGAACTGCTGGGGCAGATCAAGGGAAAACTGCATATTCCCCGCGGCAGCGATGAATACCCTTATGCAAGGAACGCTGCCCTGATAGGTCTAGCGCAGTTCAAGGCAGGAAAAAAGGACGATCCTTTGAGTCTTGTTCCCACATACTCGCACATGCCCAATATCCGGGAGTACGGAAAATGA
- the tsaE gene encoding tRNA (adenosine(37)-N6)-threonylcarbamoyltransferase complex ATPase subunit type 1 TsaE: MPSQASERSREELQTITNTGSPKETRKLGIKLGKGLKAGDTVALFGDLGSGKTTFVQGVAEGLGIQGFVTSPSFVIINEYRTLSGLPFYHIDLYRTDSLSQIEDLGISDLFGKGSIVLIEWAEKALGLLPENCRRVRFELISENERRITTDESARH, translated from the coding sequence ATGCCCTCCCAGGCTTCAGAGAGATCAAGAGAGGAACTGCAGACGATTACGAACACTGGTAGTCCCAAGGAAACTAGAAAGCTCGGGATCAAACTGGGAAAAGGTCTTAAGGCGGGGGACACGGTCGCCCTCTTCGGCGACCTCGGAAGCGGAAAAACTACTTTTGTCCAGGGCGTGGCGGAAGGACTCGGGATCCAGGGCTTTGTTACCAGCCCCTCCTTTGTTATAATTAACGAATACAGGACGCTTTCGGGACTGCCTTTTTATCACATCGACTTATACAGGACCGACAGCCTCTCACAGATAGAAGACCTTGGCATTTCTGACCTGTTCGGTAAGGGATCGATCGTGCTGATAGAGTGGGCCGAAAAAGCCCTGGGCCTGCTGCCGGAAAACTGCCGCAGGGTCAGATTTGAACTCATATCCGAGAATGAAAGAAGGATCACTACAGATGAAAGTGCTCGGCATTAG
- the folK gene encoding 2-amino-4-hydroxy-6-hydroxymethyldihydropteridine diphosphokinase, producing MKKKKKPVKGASGRKIKRKAVKVKKTLPKRKKLPKKTAAKKKVAKKTANKKALTKKTQVKALEKKAEHKAPIAEKQVFKPKTPVTVFLGLGSNVGDREEYIEQAITILKETPGIKVNRRASNYETEAAGGVPQAPYINSAVSVSTKLDPYELLSVTQGIEDTLGRERGSEWGPRTMDIDILMYSDLVLSDDKLTVPHPMMHERLFVLEPLREIAPVAIHPVLEKTVSELFDEKRAETSDTYDDALPGFREIKRGTADDYEHW from the coding sequence ATGAAAAAGAAAAAAAAGCCTGTTAAAGGCGCCTCAGGCCGAAAAATCAAAAGGAAGGCGGTAAAGGTAAAAAAGACCCTGCCAAAAAGAAAGAAGCTGCCCAAAAAGACAGCTGCCAAAAAGAAAGTCGCAAAAAAGACGGCAAATAAGAAGGCTTTAACAAAAAAAACCCAAGTAAAGGCTCTGGAGAAGAAAGCCGAACATAAAGCCCCTATTGCCGAAAAACAGGTCTTCAAACCTAAAACTCCGGTAACGGTCTTCCTTGGTTTGGGATCCAATGTGGGCGACAGAGAAGAATATATTGAACAGGCTATTACGATCTTAAAAGAGACGCCCGGTATCAAGGTAAACCGCAGGGCATCCAACTATGAGACAGAGGCTGCAGGAGGCGTGCCTCAGGCACCCTACATAAACAGTGCGGTCTCGGTCAGCACAAAACTGGACCCGTATGAACTCCTTTCCGTAACACAGGGCATAGAGGACACTCTGGGCAGAGAAAGAGGCTCCGAATGGGGGCCCAGGACAATGGATATAGACATTCTTATGTATTCGGACCTCGTGCTAAGCGACGATAAACTTACGGTTCCGCATCCTATGATGCACGAGCGCCTCTTTGTTCTTGAGCCTCTGAGGGAGATAGCACCCGTGGCTATCCATCCGGTACTTGAAAAGACAGTGTCCGAGCTCTTTGATGAAAAAAGGGCCGAAACTTCGGACACTTATGACGATGCCCTCCCAGGCTTCAGAGAGATCAAGAGAGGAACTGCAGACGATTACGAACACTGGTAG
- the folP gene encoding dihydropteroate synthase, producing MGHLARVISIESLQEARKELLSVGVHAEGLEIMAPKAVFKAIKIKGLGVVAANILKQDMLSRGGDAATSKGTIDHSEDRTDVILLGTVFQYISLAERLKAQQFGLPRLGEEILHLIRIYESLPNSILGLEFGKKTYLMGILNVTPDSFSDGGKYVSTEDALAHAQQMINDGARIIDVGGESTRPGAAAVQEDEEIHRVVPVIKLLGAGGQNRSIISIDTRKASVAEAAIKAGANMINDVSGLRYDKDMAEVAAKHKVPLIIMHSKGDPSVMQNDPRYEDLISEILLFFEESMAMALKAGVKEDLIILDPGIGFGKTFDHNLEILRRLHEFRCFGRPVCIGVSRKSFIGRITGEEPSKRLESSLAASVLAISKKVDIIRIHDMNQAAKAVAVADAVTRKSAINPA from the coding sequence ATGGGACATCTTGCAAGAGTCATATCGATAGAAAGTCTTCAGGAAGCCAGAAAAGAGCTCCTTTCCGTGGGAGTGCATGCGGAAGGCCTGGAGATCATGGCTCCCAAGGCGGTTTTTAAGGCCATAAAGATCAAAGGCCTTGGAGTTGTTGCCGCCAATATCCTTAAGCAGGACATGCTATCGCGCGGAGGAGATGCGGCTACATCAAAAGGCACCATAGACCATTCAGAAGATAGAACCGATGTGATACTCCTGGGGACGGTATTTCAATACATAAGCCTCGCCGAAAGGCTAAAGGCCCAGCAATTCGGCCTTCCCCGGTTAGGGGAAGAGATCCTGCACCTTATAAGGATATATGAGAGCCTTCCTAACTCTATCTTGGGCTTGGAGTTCGGCAAGAAGACCTATTTGATGGGGATATTGAATGTTACTCCCGATTCATTTTCGGACGGAGGAAAGTATGTAAGTACAGAAGACGCGCTTGCCCATGCGCAGCAAATGATAAATGACGGCGCCCGCATAATAGATGTAGGAGGCGAATCAACAAGGCCGGGGGCGGCCGCGGTTCAAGAGGATGAAGAAATCCATAGGGTTGTTCCGGTTATCAAATTGCTAGGGGCAGGCGGCCAAAATAGATCGATAATCTCTATAGACACCCGCAAAGCTTCTGTTGCCGAGGCGGCGATCAAGGCCGGGGCAAATATGATCAATGATGTAAGCGGTCTTAGATATGACAAGGATATGGCAGAGGTTGCGGCAAAACACAAAGTACCGCTCATAATCATGCATTCAAAAGGCGATCCCTCCGTGATGCAGAACGATCCGCGGTACGAAGACCTGATAAGCGAGATCCTGTTGTTCTTCGAGGAGAGCATGGCAATGGCGCTTAAAGCAGGGGTGAAAGAGGACCTCATAATACTGGACCCCGGCATCGGGTTCGGTAAAACATTTGACCATAATCTCGAGATCCTGAGAAGACTCCACGAGTTCAGGTGCTTTGGAAGGCCAGTCTGTATAGGTGTTTCAAGAAAGTCTTTTATAGGCAGGATCACCGGGGAAGAGCCCTCAAAAAGACTGGAAAGCAGCCTTGCGGCGTCGGTACTTGCCATTTCAAAGAAAGTTGATATAATAAGAATTCACGATATGAACCAGGCCGCAAAAGCGGTGGCCGTGGCTGATGCGGTCACCCGTAAATCCGCGATAAATCCGGCATAA
- the tilS gene encoding tRNA lysidine(34) synthetase TilS, translating to MLTQKALSTVSSKNMIGPGEKVIVGVSGGPDSVALLHFLVTNYPKNKFHVCHLNHRLRGGDSGRDALLVKKTCSRLKIPGSMVEMDIAVYAKKNKLSLEEAGRIVRYDFFEKTAAKVKAKKIALAHTADDNIETFLMRLVRGSGIKGFCGIPPVNGNIIRPLIDAWKSEVIEYCQDNELEYNVDKTNLETKQFRNKIRNELIPILWKYNPNIKEVLINTINILSEDFDYISQKAFTPSPSPKGRGGQILMSKLAKLHPALKTQIVRSYIEKVKGNLKEVSYKHIRDILKLKEGQIHLPGGLFAVVKGGRLTVSDDMPKDIVPGKFSETIKIPGKSSSGVKASFVNKVPAFSRIKKSEAYIDASKLKGRVLTVRNFKEGDSFIPLGMKGHKKLHDLFIDEKVPVHMRALVPIVCDEEKILWVAGLRLDERAKTGRNTKKILRLSID from the coding sequence ATGCTGACGCAAAAAGCGCTGAGCACTGTTTCTTCAAAAAACATGATCGGTCCCGGAGAGAAGGTCATTGTTGGAGTATCCGGAGGACCGGATTCTGTTGCTTTATTGCATTTTCTTGTGACCAACTACCCAAAGAACAAATTCCATGTGTGTCACCTCAACCATAGACTAAGGGGCGGGGATTCTGGAAGAGATGCGCTTTTGGTAAAAAAGACTTGCTCAAGGTTAAAAATCCCAGGTTCGATGGTGGAGATGGATATTGCCGTATACGCAAAGAAAAACAAATTATCTCTTGAGGAGGCGGGAAGGATCGTAAGATATGATTTCTTTGAAAAGACCGCTGCCAAAGTGAAGGCCAAAAAGATCGCTTTGGCCCATACGGCAGACGATAACATTGAGACCTTCCTTATGCGTCTGGTTCGGGGCTCCGGCATAAAAGGTTTTTGCGGTATTCCGCCTGTGAACGGCAATATTATCAGGCCTTTGATAGATGCGTGGAAATCAGAGGTGATCGAATACTGCCAAGATAATGAGCTTGAGTATAATGTCGATAAAACCAATCTTGAGACAAAGCAATTCCGCAACAAGATCCGAAACGAGTTGATCCCCATTCTTTGGAAGTACAATCCTAACATCAAAGAAGTCTTAATTAACACAATTAATATTCTTTCCGAAGACTTTGATTATATTTCCCAAAAGGCCTTCACCCCCAGCCCCTCTCCCAAAGGGAGAGGGGGGCAGATACTGATGTCCAAACTTGCCAAACTTCATCCGGCGCTCAAAACACAGATAGTCCGGTCGTATATCGAGAAAGTCAAAGGCAACCTAAAAGAGGTCTCTTATAAGCACATACGGGACATTTTAAAACTGAAAGAAGGGCAGATACATCTGCCGGGCGGATTATTTGCCGTTGTGAAGGGGGGCAGGCTTACAGTCTCTGATGACATGCCAAAGGATATTGTCCCCGGCAAATTCAGTGAAACCATAAAGATCCCCGGCAAGAGCAGCAGCGGGGTGAAAGCAAGCTTTGTTAATAAGGTTCCAGCATTCTCAAGGATCAAAAAAAGCGAAGCATATATTGATGCATCAAAACTAAAAGGAAGAGTCCTGACCGTCAGGAATTTTAAAGAAGGGGACAGCTTTATTCCCCTTGGGATGAAAGGGCACAAAAAACTCCACGACCTGTTCATAGACGAAAAAGTGCCTGTTCATATGAGAGCGCTGGTGCCGATAGTGTGCGATGAGGAAAAGATCCTCTGGGTAGCCGGCCTAAGATTGGACGAAAGGGCAAAGACCGGCAGGAACACGAAAAAGATACTGCGTCTGAGCATCGACTAG
- a CDS encoding DUF1015 domain-containing protein → MATISPFKGVLYNKEKIKDISALIAPPYDVIDEAEREKLYARDENNIIRVILGRDEEGDNPSDNRYTRAAQFIKSGLADGLFKEDQEPCLYMLEQEFTCRGTKRQRRGFFALLKFDRERSAKPHENTYQKPKDDRLALLRATMTNTEPVFGFYDGELPWPVQSVLVFEARDDQGVLHRLKRVSDKAAVSALVAGMKKKNVYIADGHHRFETALSFAKDMGASHSSDAPHNYIMMYFTGTSGSGLAVLPIHRILKLGDEDIDSIMNAAKKYFLIVEIDSYERIERSVGHVMGFYSKKLDKLFMFKLRDAFAKDRLMQERGRLDQKDLDVSILHTLLLDDILAKHKDKETSEVIVYSHDEAEALNMAKKGRYNAAFLLRPTGVDQIIKAADAGLKMPQKSTFFYPKLASGLLMRRIV, encoded by the coding sequence ATGGCAACAATATCTCCTTTCAAAGGGGTCCTGTACAACAAGGAAAAGATCAAGGATATATCTGCTTTGATAGCTCCTCCCTACGATGTTATAGACGAGGCCGAAAGGGAAAAGCTGTATGCCAGGGACGAGAACAATATCATAAGGGTCATACTGGGCAGGGACGAAGAAGGCGACAATCCTTCGGACAACAGGTATACCAGGGCCGCCCAGTTCATAAAGAGCGGGCTTGCCGACGGCCTGTTCAAAGAGGACCAGGAACCGTGTCTTTATATGCTGGAGCAGGAGTTTACCTGCCGGGGGACAAAGCGCCAGCGCAGAGGGTTCTTTGCTCTATTAAAATTCGACAGAGAGCGCTCCGCAAAGCCGCATGAGAACACCTACCAGAAGCCCAAGGACGACAGGCTTGCCCTGCTGCGCGCCACCATGACCAATACTGAGCCGGTCTTTGGCTTTTATGACGGAGAGCTGCCCTGGCCGGTACAGAGCGTACTGGTATTTGAGGCCAGGGACGACCAGGGCGTTCTGCACCGCTTAAAGCGTGTAAGCGATAAAGCGGCCGTAAGCGCGCTGGTCGCGGGTATGAAGAAAAAGAATGTTTACATTGCTGACGGGCATCACAGGTTTGAGACAGCACTTTCATTTGCAAAGGATATGGGGGCGTCCCACTCAAGCGATGCGCCTCATAACTATATAATGATGTACTTTACCGGCACATCAGGCAGCGGCCTTGCGGTGCTTCCCATACACCGCATCCTTAAACTTGGAGATGAGGACATAGACTCGATCATGAATGCGGCAAAAAAATACTTCCTCATCGTGGAGATAGATTCCTACGAACGCATAGAAAGGTCTGTAGGTCATGTGATGGGATTTTACAGCAAAAAATTGGACAAGCTCTTCATGTTTAAATTGAGGGATGCTTTTGCCAAGGACAGGCTGATGCAGGAAAGAGGCAGGCTTGACCAGAAAGACCTGGATGTTTCGATATTGCACACGCTTCTTCTTGACGATATCCTTGCAAAACACAAGGATAAAGAAACCAGCGAAGTGATAGTGTACAGCCATGATGAGGCTGAGGCGCTTAACATGGCGAAAAAGGGAAGATATAACGCGGCCTTCCTGCTGAGGCCCACCGGAGTGGACCAGATAATCAAAGCCGCAGATGCGGGACTCAAGATGCCTCAAAAATCTACGTTCTTTTATCCCAAACTGGCTTCGGGCCTTTTGATGCGCAGGATAGTGTAG
- a CDS encoding response regulator, which produces MNESNKIKVLVVDDEPGALESFRMILEIKDYEVSTFSSGIEAIASAEKTAYDIAFIDLKMPIMGGLDVLKKLKEVSQSTEAIIVTAYASEESQANAITLGAMEYLRKPFLMEEIFSLCDRALRKKREKAAASKKEGQSGPNLEGIH; this is translated from the coding sequence ATGAATGAAAGCAACAAGATAAAAGTGCTGGTGGTGGACGACGAACCGGGAGCCCTGGAATCTTTCAGGATGATCCTCGAGATCAAGGATTATGAGGTTTCCACTTTTTCCAGCGGGATAGAAGCCATAGCAAGCGCCGAAAAGACCGCCTACGACATAGCCTTTATAGACCTTAAGATGCCCATAATGGGCGGGCTTGATGTCCTCAAAAAGCTAAAAGAGGTCTCGCAGTCTACCGAAGCCATAATCGTTACGGCCTATGCCTCAGAGGAATCGCAGGCCAATGCCATAACTCTGGGCGCCATGGAATACCTGAGAAAGCCCTTCCTTATGGAGGAGATCTTTTCCCTCTGCGACAGGGCGCTGCGCAAAAAAAGGGAAAAGGCTGCGGCCTCGAAAAAAGAAGGCCAGTCAGGTCCCAACCTGGAAGGCATACACTAA
- a CDS encoding undecaprenyl-diphosphate phosphatase: MDIFQSIVLGVIEGFTEFLPVSSTAHLVLATHIMGLESTEFVKSFVITIQFGAILSVLVLYWKRFLLDPESLKRVLAAFVPTAALGFILYKAVKGFLMDNQTVIVWSLLLGGLFLIVFELLHREKESAHEDISTIPYPVCISIGLFQALAMVPGVSRSAATIIGGLLLGLKRTTIVEFSFLLAVPTMLAASVLDMAKSAPSFEAAQFGVLAAGFAVSFVTALLSIKFLISYTQKHTFIPFGVYRIAAALLFLSFFI, translated from the coding sequence ATGGACATCTTTCAAAGCATCGTTCTCGGGGTGATAGAAGGATTTACCGAATTCCTTCCTGTTTCTTCCACCGCCCATCTTGTGCTTGCAACACATATCATGGGCCTGGAAAGCACCGAGTTCGTAAAAAGCTTTGTCATCACCATACAGTTCGGGGCCATTCTTTCCGTTCTCGTGCTTTACTGGAAAAGGTTCCTTCTGGACCCGGAAAGCTTGAAAAGGGTTTTGGCGGCTTTTGTTCCTACTGCTGCGCTTGGATTTATCCTCTACAAAGCTGTAAAGGGCTTTCTTATGGACAATCAGACCGTCATAGTGTGGTCGCTGCTACTTGGAGGGCTCTTTCTGATAGTCTTTGAGCTGCTGCACCGGGAAAAAGAAAGCGCGCACGAAGACATCTCTACCATCCCCTACCCCGTCTGTATCTCTATAGGTCTTTTCCAGGCACTGGCCATGGTCCCGGGAGTGTCCCGCTCTGCCGCCACCATAATAGGAGGACTGTTGCTGGGGTTAAAGAGGACCACTATAGTTGAGTTCTCCTTCCTTCTGGCGGTCCCTACCATGCTTGCCGCCTCGGTCCTTGATATGGCAAAAAGCGCCCCGTCCTTTGAAGCGGCCCAGTTCGGTGTTCTTGCAGCCGGATTTGCGGTCTCTTTTGTGACAGCGCTTTTAAGCATCAAATTCCTCATTTCCTACACGCAAAAACACACTTTTATACCATTTGGCGTCTATCGGATAGCGGCAGCCCTGCTGTTTTTGTCCTTTTTTATTTAA